ACCAGGCTTTAAAAATGCTCCCAGTTCTCCTTAGTAAACAATGTAAACCCATCTTGTCTCTCCATGaaacaccaccacacacacacacacacacacacacacacacacacacatttaaatataAAGTCTAGAAGAGTTCATACTTTTTGACATGTACTGCTATACCCTTGGTGCAGAAAACAGTGACCGGCACAGAGTAGGTTCTTAATAAAGATCTGATGAATGAGATGATGAAACAACTCCATGAATAACTGGAAAGGAAATCATTCAGTTGTTTTGTCTTGTACAAGGACTTACGTGACACTATCAGATATTAGTCTTCCTAAACAACCATGTAAAGATGCTTGATCATACACCTGTTTCTCTTTTGCACCATCCTCTGAATATTTGAACTTTCTCTGTTAGCTATATGGCATCCGAACCCAAGAAGAAGCTTTGCTTTGTGTTGTAAAAGATGACCCAAGACAAGAGCTACATAATCTGtatgtgagtgcatgctaagtcgcttcagtctttgtgaccccatgagctgtagcccgccaggctcctctgtccataggattcttcagacaagaatactggagtgggttgctgtgccctcctccaggggatcttccggacctggGGATCAAAaccgcatctcctgtggctcctgcattgcaggcggattctttactattgagccacctgagaaacccacaTAATCTGAAGTCTCcaaaaaagggaagagagagagacctGGATATCTTATCAAGAGAGTCACACAGAGGGAGAGAAATGGACTGAAGGTGTCCAGGGATAGGCTCATTTAAGTGGCcaatcttttaattattttgaatcaACACCAAAGCCCTGGTTGTAAAGAAAGGAGATTTGGAGTTGGTGAGCCAACATCATGAGGTAAATGACAAACCAAGCAAGCAGTGTTCTATTCTTAGCCAcaagtttctgtttgtttcctgGACTTTGAGACCATTTGTAAACCAGGGACTCCAAATTATCCTTTCCACCGGATACCTGAGGAAGAAAAGAGgacttaaaaagagagagagatgagggtggcactTACATGACTAGCAAGGAGAAAATTTCATCCCTGTATTGTTTGTGTCTCTAGGATCTGTCACCCAAATTTGCTTCTGATGTCATACCACAAGCCAGGATCAGGGATCTCCCCTCATAATCTGAAAAGTTCTTTCTTCTTAGTGAAATAAACTCAGATTAAGTGACAGAAAGCTGAAAGTCCCTCTGCCTTCTGTAAAGATCTCTTCCAAAACACTAATAGCAACATTGTTTTCTCATAGTGGAAATTTAAATGCTCTTGAAGCCCTTGGGGAACCCCATTCCTGAATGAGTCCTATTTTGCAGGGGTTGTTGAGCAAAGGGAATAATTAGAAGTGAGTGATGGTAACTCCTCTGTGACATTACTGTGATGTGAACATGATAGAGCCATATCTATATTTTCCACTTCTGTGCATAACCTGGGGAAGTTAGAGAAAAGCTAAGAGGTACAGCTCAACGTTAGGACATATGTAGAAACCATTTCCCCAGTTTCAGGGTATACTTTTAGAATAAGAAATAGGAACCATATAACTCAGGCTTTTAAATATCCAATTTCATATACTTTATCTCAGTTTCTCTTTAGCCCATACACTTTTCTATGATACTTTGGTTTGGAAACATAATTTATAATATCAGATTCTCCTAAAAGTAGAATTCTCAATTGGCATAGTTGACTTCCCTGAATGAGAAACTGTTCTCCACAGGACTTTCCCAAAATTCTATTAGTGTATtgatcagcaaatatttattaataacttaTACAACTATGTGCAACTAAGCACAAAACATGTTTGCTGAGTCTGGAACTTGTCCTACTTAAAGGACGTCAAGAAACTTGACTCTTGAACACAGATGTCAGAAATGTGAGAACTGCTGATCTTTTATGTGGCAAAGAGCCATCTAATTttcaaagaagtaaaataaataaataaaagcataaactaatgaaataaagaaaacaaaaagcgaAAAGATGAATGATGCTAAATTTTGACtttcttaaaatactaaaaaaaatagatatactgCTGCAAAGATTATTACTGAATAAAACACCATATGGGTTAAGACTGATCAATCTCAAAAGCAAGTTTGATGGTAATAAGGACAATCACGTTAgtctttttaaacaaatttcaaaaccagaagaaaaaaaataatatattctttatatGCACTCATAGTGGCAAATTCATAAATAAAAGGAAGGTATTTTCTTAACAAAAATTCAGCTGTCTAACAACTGCTGAGAGGATGAGGATGACAAAATTACACAAAGGGAACTTCTAGATTATATTCTATATACTGTACCGGCTGAAAAGCTCCCGTGAATTTActaatattctttaaattttgtattttaatacaCAAGATATTtcacaagaaaaacaattttaaaaactaataaataaaaatgttattaattttaagtactattataaaaatatataaaacatatatatgtatatatttctaacCACTAAAGAATGTACCCTATTGATTTATCTTGAATTGATTatggaaaacaacaaataatttattaccacataatttttttcacatcttattcTGTTTGGCTAGTTTACCAAATATGTACAGAAAGTACAGACTAAAATGTCATTGAGTGTTAAGACATATACCTGGacaaaaacagtttttaaaaatcactgcttaAATTTTAACACTtcatgctttaaatttttaaaaaataatgttaaaaagtgaaagattcagtcttttatttataaacacatcatttattttaaaaaccaggTGCAAAGTCTATATcctcagcaaaagaaacacaacctttgttgtcattgttgctaTATATCCTAAAGATGATTTTAAACCAGAGACCAAAAtttgagatgagtacaatttcTGAAGTTCAACATGAGCCAAATGTGTTATTTATGTCAATCCATCTATCTTctgtaaatggcaacccattccaacatTCCTGgaaaaaccccatagacagaggagcctggctggctatcgtccataggattgcacagagtcagaaacaacagcgactgcacgcacacacacatttaccCTCCGTATTAGTTTGAATCTCAGTATCATTTTTCCTcatgcctcctctttttaaccaTTAGTCCGATGTgaatataattacatataaacAGTTAAGACAAACAATTTAAAGATGCAATAGGTAATCAATTGTTATTTTTACACAATATCAACAAATCAGACTTTCCcaaggctcagaaagtaaagaatctgcgggcaattcaggagacacaggagactccagttcagtccctgggtgggagatcccctagaggaataaatgacaacccactccagtattcttgcctggagaattccatggacagaggagcctggtgggctatagtccatggggttgcagagagccggacacaactgaatgactaagcatgcacatcaACAAATCAGTGACCAAATCGTGAGCATATAGTCTCATAGCCTCAAATGCTGCTCTTGTTTATTCAAACCACACAGGGGCTTTCAGAGCTTTTATTTAGGGAAAactgcattaaaatattttcattagctcattttagtttaaaaaaacatattggaAAAAAGTACACCATTGTTCTCCTTACCGATATGAAGTGCAGGGATCATTTCCAGGAAATCTCTGTGGGTTTTGAAACCCCCAATTTGAAAAGGCTGCTGAATAATTTAGAATATCCTCTGTCACAGCTAGAATGCACTCCAGTGCTTCTGGGCCAAGAATGACACTCTTTCCAAGCAGACCTGTAGTAATTATCTCCTCCATTTAAAGCCTACCTCTTTGAGTTTTCTAGCAAATGTTCCTTGTTTTACTCTTTGCATATTACCAATAGAATCTAACCCTTTTTTCATTCAGCATCCCATTACAAATTTGAGATCCTTGGTTATATCTGCTTTCTCTTTGTCTAAACAATCTAATTTCCAACAACCGTTTCTCATATAACTTGCTCTTTGGGCTTTCTGACATTTCTGCATCTGGTTTGTCAATAGCCCCTAGTGATTTTAGACTTGACAGTATTTCAGGTATAAAAGCATTTAGATTGTGCCTTAGACATAAGACTGCTCAACAAACAtctactgaatgaataaatgacttcTTCCCTCCatgttttgtatttctttgtgttgGAGTCAAGTTGCTCTTCATGTCTGGAAATTCATTCTATCTCCCCCATACACATTCTCTAGCTAAACAGTGACAGCTCCTATCTTATTTTTAGTACTTCATTTCCTGGAGGTTTGTCTTTTCAGGCCACATCTCTTTGCTAGCACACTTTTGCATCTTAAACCGGTGTTTTCCTTTCCCCAAGAGAAGACACTTTCATGAAGTCATTGCTGAGACAGTGATATCTGCCTTCACAACTCAATCTGTTTTTTACATTTACTTGTTCTCAGTTTTCATATCCCTTGTTTCTATTGCTATCCTTTTAataacatcattttttttaatcagagaaaaaaatgtcttgcCTAAACGAGGTTCAGATTGTCAACTTGCAACATGCGTACCTCTGATTAATCAAAGGGCGGGAGCCAACAAGGAGAAAGTGAGACACAGGACAAATTTGAGACTGTTTTGTAAAAGGACTGAAGATTTTCCTTCCTGTGATTAACCTTGGATGCTCTGAGTTTTGGTACAGTAAGGCACATTGATACCTTTCAGTTTCATATGCTAGGACCTGTTGGATGACATCCTTTACTCAATACTACCTATGGCATGTGCACTAGAGGTAAACAAGGTGTGATGAACAGAGTGTTGTTAACGGGAAAATAAGCAACTGTATTAAGAAGGAATTTTAATACTTATAAACTGTGACATCATAGAATGATATTAGGAAGAATTAGAAATGCTATTAAGGTTTCTCCACCATTAGTTCATTTGAAATAGTGTGTTCTAGGAGATGCAAGGCAATGGTCTCTCAGGAGATGAAAgtagcagattaaaaaaataaataaataaacctctaTGAATCAAAAATTCAATGTACTTGAGAACAGACGTGAGGATAAAGCCTGACAACTGCCAATTGTCCCAAGTTCCTATCAGTGTTATATTTCCATATATAGACAACTTTTCTTGAGTCATTCTTTTGGTTCTCTTACTTCCTAGACTAGACACCAAGATTTCAGACGGATAGTTCTtttcttggtgactcagacagtaaagaatctgcctgcaatacaggagacttgggttcaatccttaggtcgggaagatcccttagagaaggaaatggtaacccactccagtattcttgcctggagaattccatggacaaaggagcctggtgggttacagttcacaggatcacaaagagttggatacaactgaacaactaacactttcaatccTTTTCCAAACCTCTGTTGAATAATTACAAAAATAGAAAGTAAGAATACACAAATGGATCcataaggaaaaataatattaagaatAATAGACACACAGACTTCTACCCATGCCACAAGAACCATGGTTAATGACAATCTTTCTAGAAAAGGTCAAATTCAGAAGTTGGTATGATCTTGCCAATGTGTCTATAACACTTGGATTCTGTCCTTTGGAAGAAACGTGTATTTTATATTCTTCCAGAGAATTAGGAATGGCAAAAGAGGAGCTCCAGTATACTAAGCACttgttaatttaatttatttttttgaccacTCTGCAcaacatgtggtatcttagttccccaaccaaggatcgaacccacgtcccctgcatcagaagcacagagtcttaaccactggttcaCCAGGGAAGTCGCTCCAGTATACTATCGTAGTAGTAgtagtttagtggctaagttgtgttcgattcttgcgaccccatggactgtagccggcctggctcctctgtgcatgggattctccaggcaagaatactgcagtgggttgctgcttccttctccaggagattttcctgacccaggaatcgaacccgggtctcctgcattgcagacagattctttaccgactgagctacaagggaagccccctccaaTATACTAGCCACTTCAAATATTCTGGGGGCTTGGCACCATGGATTTTGTTGGATTTGTTTTTATGtggaaatgggaaaaaagaacttAGCCCAATATCACTAGAAAGAAGGCTTTATCTGTATCTTTCTATCTGGTTAGGCTGAGGCCAGCTCAAGTTGCCCGTACCACCTAATAACACAGTTTGCTCAGTTAGTTAAATAAGAACTTATGTAGGTTCCCAGAATACACGGAGTGTGAATAAAACATGCAAAGTCCATGGTCCCAACTAGAGAACTATCTTTACTTCTCAGCTccctcagagggcctggtcacaCTGGAATAAACTATAGtaacacacatgaacacacacataacacacatatTGTGCCCTTTCCCATTGAGCATGGAGTCTAAAAACTAAAGGCTTCAGGAGGAGATTCACTCTGTTGACAACTCTGCTAAACTGAGATAAAATAATCCTATCTTGTGACAAAACTTGGTAGTGATTTCAACAGAATATTCCAAGGTGCCCAGCCAGTCACCTTTGGGGTTTCACAGCTGGGATGCTAATGAGGTGATTGATACCAACAGAGGGAAGCTGAGCAACTTCTGAGGTAAACATAAATTGCTTTTATAAGCAACAGTAATGACCTCTATgcatcttccctgtagctcagatggtgaagaatccgcctgcaatgcaggagacttgggtttgatccctgggttgggaagatcctctggagaaggaaacagcaatccactccagtattcttgcctggagaatcccatggacagaggagcctgacgggccacagtccatggggtgacaaagagtcggacatgactaagtgactaacactactactataATGACCTCTATGACCTTCAAGCCTAAGAAAACTGGCCGCAAACCACCTCTAGCACCAGGACCAAAGGTATCAGTACACTTCTAGGCAGggttgctgttgtttaatcaTTAAATTGTGTCTGAatctgtgcagccccatggactgtagcccaccagactcctctgtccatgggatttcccaaacaagagtactgaagggggttgccatttccttctccaggggatcttcccaacccagagattgaacctgcatctcctgcttggcaggtagattttttaccactgagccacctgggaagcccattatttttggcattgttgttgttcagtcactaaatcgtgtctggctctttgcaaccccatggtctgcagcatgccaggtttcccagtccctcactgtctcctggagtttgctcaaacccatgtccattgagttggtgatgctatccaacatctcatcctctgtcacccccttctcctgccctcagtctttcccagcatcaggatttctcttctttgcatcaggtgaccaaacttTAGCATGGGTCATATTCAGATGAGCCTGTGGCAGTGAGCAGGTCTCACTGAGATGCTGTGGATTTCTCTTCAGGATGTGCTCCCTGTGTTCCTGACACCCATCCCTTCCCTGACCATCCTTGATCAATAGTTCAACTTGTGCCCTGCTGGGACTCAGCCCACATCAGAGTCTAGTCTTAAACCACTATCAACGTAGCCTAGAAAAAACTGATTTCAAATTCAACTAACCTCTGACAAAGATCAGCAAACTATGGCTTGTGGGGAATATCCTGCCTGCagcctatttttgtaaatagaaTTTCACAGGATCAAGGCTTGtcttgtttcatttgtttatgtttattcattcattctatgACTGTTTTCTTGCTACCATAGCAGAATTTTGTATTTATGATAGAGACCCTCTGGTTCCCAAAGCCTAAAATACATACTACCTGGACCTTTAGAGGAAACATTTGCTGATGCCTCATCTCTGAGATGGGGAAAATGCCACCAGTTTGGATCAGTTAGAGTTGCTTCCCCACtctctttatggcagaaagaactTTACAATATCATAGATATACTTAAAAAAACTAATTTAATATGCAaatgaggagggaaaaaaatcagctttaCCCACAAGTGACTAGTGACCTCCTTCTGAAACAATCTGGCCCCCAACCAGTTTCTTCAGGGCTCCCTTGACATCTTTGTTTCTCAAAGTGTAGATTGtggggttcagcatgggggtgATTACACTTGCAAAGATTTGCACTGGAGTGACCAGCACCTCGCTCAAAGACGGCTGGGTATAGACAAGAGCACAAGGCCCAAAGAACAGAGTGACCACAGagaggtgggagacacaggtagACGCTGCCTTGTGCCGCCCCTCAGCCGAGTGCATCTGTACCACTGCAATGACGATGCGCATGTAGGAGGAAACGATGAGGAGGAAACAGATCATGGGCACGAGGCCAATGTTGGTGAAGCTCACTGTCTCAATGATGAGTGTGTTACCACAGGCCAATTTGACAACAGGAAAGATGTCGCAGAAGAAATAATCTATCTCATTAGACCCGCAGTATGGCAACTGGAAGGTCAGTGTAGTGAGACTTATGGCATGAAATGAGCTAAGAACCCAGGTGCCAGCCACCAGCAGGGCACACGCCCGACGGTTCATGATGATGGCATAACGCAGTGGATGGCAGATGGCAGCAAATCGGTCATACGCCATCACTGTGTAGAGCAGAGACTCCGTGCAGCCTAGAAAGTGGTAAAAGAAGACCTGGGACACGCAGCCACCCAGGGAGATGACCCGGCTCTTCACCAGCAGGTTGGCCAACATCTTTGGGGTGCTCACAGAAGAGAAACCAATATCCAGCACAGAGAggttacaaagaaagaaatacataggAGTGTGGAGGCGGGAATCGGACGCCACGGCTAGCAGGATGAGCAGATTTCCTAGCAGAGTGCAGACGTAGAAGATGAAGAACACCACAAACAGCACAACTTCCTGCCCCTGGGTTCGAGGGATGCCCAGCAGGATGAACTCTTTAACCAAAGTGTGATTCCTTATCTCCATAAAAGTTAGATTTTTATCCTGGAAAGAGGGGAAGTGACAGTAAATTAAATGACCCATAGCACCAAAATCTACAGCTTGTGACCAATAGattcataaaaagaaagacaGTCATAGGTTCTATTCATGGAAGGGTAAAGCTTATTGTGACTGAGACATCAAGAATAGCAAATACCCCAGAAAgaggtgccatctctggggtaaGGACTGAAGGCAGGCTGGTATCTGGACAGACATTGTTTTATTATTACCAGATAGAGAGGAGCAAGTGGCAAAGAGAGTAGAAGGCTTGAAAActgatgaaggaaagaaaagagaaagggaaggaaaacaaaatagagtagagaaaagaaaaggaaaaaacgaGACATGTTTCTAGTTTACAGAGAATTTTTATGACCATTTTTGAGTTAAGCCTTAATAGTGACTGataagggaagatcccctggagaaggaaatggcaacccactccagtattcttgcctgggaaatcctactggcagaggagcctggtgggctacagtccatggggtcacaaagaatgtaacacgactgagtgactaaacaataacagagTCCTATATGTAAGATAGgaataatatttgtatttcataGATGATGAAGAAATTATGattcagagagattaaataaattGTTGAATTTCTCATATATAACTCATGGCAGATCCAGAATTAGACACCAAGGATTCTAAATCCATTATATCAtaattggaaaaggaaaaaaataactatgGAAATgcagataaaagaaaatattattgtaTTTTCTAAACTGAGAAGACAAGACAATGTGGCTCGGTCattcattttgttaaatttaGATTTCTCCATAAACACCCTTGCCAAGTTGTCACTGAGTTCCTCCTTTGCGATTTTTTTTCACTATACTCTTCCTGTCTATTATTGTTAAACATTCCAGACAGTTACACAATGCGAGCTGTTACCCTGCATTTCTTATTCTATTTCTGCCACTGCACTAATACATTTCATGAACTttcaaagcaaccttgagaacaCTGGGGTCTGAAATTGAATTATTCATATGTGAAGCTAAAAAGACGTTTTCACACCAGTTTCTGTTATTTAGTGCTGAAACCATTTTTTAATGCCGGTTTTTGTGAAAACACAGGTTCATACATAAATAGTTTATAAGTGTTCAGTTTCATAGTTTTAGTATTCACC
Above is a genomic segment from Dama dama isolate Ldn47 chromosome 2, ASM3311817v1, whole genome shotgun sequence containing:
- the LOC133068220 gene encoding olfactory receptor 10D3-like, with the translated sequence MEIRNHTLVKEFILLGIPRTQGQEVVLFVVFFIFYVCTLLGNLLILLAVASDSRLHTPMYFFLCNLSVLDIGFSSVSTPKMLANLLVKSRVISLGGCVSQVFFYHFLGCTESLLYTVMAYDRFAAICHPLRYAIIMNRRACALLVAGTWVLSSFHAISLTTLTFQLPYCGSNEIDYFFCDIFPVVKLACGNTLIIETVSFTNIGLVPMICFLLIVSSYMRIVIAVVQMHSAEGRHKAASTCVSHLSVVTLFFGPCALVYTQPSLSEVLVTPVQIFASVITPMLNPTIYTLRNKDVKGALKKLVGGQIVSEGGH